Proteins encoded by one window of Teretinema zuelzerae:
- a CDS encoding S1 family peptidase, translating into MINSNCYEVVAKKPTSDSLSYEAEPHWNLLDFKERNDPYIGLGTAFAVSRTELVTAAHVLGLDRDSLVFTERYIRQKIRTGSGKTEEIVREIDTVVSYSSNRDYVVFTVKDFECSSWFEIADEAQFNKTIYTAGNAYGEGIVIREGRLLDTLPEPENGEWEYLKSSIATNPGNSGGPLLDSSFKVIGIVLSKKDDFCYALGMKDIIPGKAILYSRLNFGFSIFTKKLTRTTVKETALPMPYRDLVQWLSLRNREIASEGMAALLEENRDDLFPNGPNSLKVLNSIYVSAFPQLCLQGSNDNSWFMSNIQANSSDIGENGKVYWGEPYENSGIFFSI; encoded by the coding sequence ATGATAAACTCCAATTGCTACGAAGTCGTTGCGAAGAAACCAACTTCGGATTCTCTTTCATATGAGGCTGAACCCCATTGGAACCTTCTCGATTTCAAGGAACGGAACGATCCGTACATCGGTCTGGGGACCGCTTTCGCCGTCAGCCGGACTGAACTGGTGACGGCAGCCCATGTATTAGGCCTCGATCGGGATTCTCTTGTATTCACCGAACGCTACATTCGGCAAAAAATACGTACCGGCAGCGGCAAGACCGAGGAGATAGTCCGCGAAATCGATACCGTCGTTTCCTACTCGTCGAACAGGGATTATGTGGTATTCACCGTAAAAGACTTCGAGTGCTCTTCATGGTTCGAAATCGCGGATGAAGCGCAGTTCAACAAAACGATATATACCGCCGGCAATGCATACGGCGAGGGCATCGTCATACGCGAAGGCCGCCTGCTCGATACGCTTCCCGAACCGGAAAACGGCGAATGGGAATACCTGAAAAGCTCCATCGCGACCAATCCCGGAAACTCAGGCGGACCTCTTCTCGATTCTTCTTTCAAGGTAATCGGGATTGTTCTCAGCAAAAAGGACGATTTCTGCTATGCGCTCGGCATGAAGGACATCATTCCCGGCAAAGCGATACTATACTCGCGCCTGAATTTCGGTTTCTCGATATTCACAAAAAAACTGACGCGCACCACGGTTAAAGAGACGGCCTTGCCGATGCCCTATCGTGATCTCGTACAGTGGCTGTCTCTCAGAAATCGGGAAATCGCTTCCGAGGGCATGGCGGCTCTTCTGGAAGAAAACAGGGATGATCTCTTCCCGAACGGCCCGAATTCGCTGAAGGTTCTGAACTCCATCTATGTCTCGGCTTTTCCGCAATTGTGTCTGCAGGGGAGCAACGATAATTCCTGGTTCATGTCGAACATACAGGCGAATTCCTCCGACATCGGAGAGAACGGCAAAGTGTATTGGGGCGAGCCGTACGAGAATTCAGGCATATTTTTCTCGATATAG